The following nucleotide sequence is from Lepus europaeus isolate LE1 chromosome 16, mLepTim1.pri, whole genome shotgun sequence.
TCTCGAACCTTCGAGTCCCGTACCCGCCACAGCGTAGGCCCATAGTAGCTGCCTGACGCGTGCTCGGGAGCGGGAGTCCTCGGAGCCGTAACCGAGACCTTGGGTGGCAGCTGAGGCTCCGTGTGCTTGCCGGGAAGTCTGCCTTCCAGAAGTGCTGGGAGTGAGTGCGGGCCGAGCCCCTCCCCGGGTCTGGCCCCAGGGCCGCGGCAGCCTCGCGCCGGGATCCGCCTGCCCCGGAACCGGCCGGCCCTGAGCGGCCCCGTGTCTCTTTCAGGATCTTCACCTTGTACAGCAAGTCTCTGCCGCTGGACCTGGCCTGCCGCGTCTGGGACGTGTTCTGCCGGGACGGGGAGGAGTTCCTCTTCCGCACGGCGCTGGGCGTGCTCAGGCTGTTCCAGGACGTCCTGACCAAGATGGACTTCATCCACATGGCCCAGTTCCTGACCCGGCTGCCCGAGGACCTGCCCGCCGAGGAGCTGTTCGCCTCCGTCGCCACCGTCCAGATGCAGAGTCGGAACAAGAAGTGGGCTCAGGTACGCGGCCCATGCGGCCTCGTCCCCTGCTCGGGGCTCTGCGTCCTGGCCAAGTGGCTGCGATTGTCCTCGTCCTGTGTGTCACAGGGaagggccagggagggggcagtgacCCGCGGAGGCCACAGGTCCCTCACCTCTTCCTTGGTTTGTGGGGCCGCGGCAGCGCCTCCAGCCTTGGTGCTGCTGGGTCCTGCCGCTCTCCTCGACGTCCCTCCTGGTCTCGTCCCCAGCGGGACTGACCGGTGTTATCTGGCTCCAGGGGTTCCTGTCGGGAGGGCTCTGACCTCCATGTGCCCGAGTCTGCAGGTACTGGGCCCCAGTGGCTGTGGCCGCGTGGCCGGCGTGCGTTGGCTttcccccacctgcccctccaggAGTATGGGAAGTGGCCCGGCCGGGTGTTGTCAGTGGCAGCTGCTTACCCCTTGAGGGGTCTTCGCCAGAGCTACAGCGCTGTCCCCGCTCACCAGCCACTGGTCCATTCTGTCACCACGTATCCGTTCTGGTTCCCCGTGGCTTCCCGTGTCCTCcgtggctgtgtggctgctcTGACTCGAGCACTGTGAGTGGCTGAGAGAGCCGTCAAGTCTCGGTGGCAGATTTGCCCGTGCGTTCCGCCTCGGccccctgcgtgtgtgtgtgctgtgtgtgccacGGTCTGggctctcccctggggagggagCTGGCCGTTGGCTGTCCTCCGTGCTCGGCCGGGCGGCCTCCCGGGTGGTCAGGCTGTCTCTCTCTGGTCGCGGTTAGCAGCCAGTCTGTTTCCATGGCAGCTTTATTGAGATTGACGTGCCACAGCGTGGCGTCCTGCAAAGTCACCCCCGCAGAGTGCGGATCCTCAGCCAGAGGGGCCCCTCCTTCCTGGGGGCTTTGGGGTGTGACCTCGGGCGGCCCTGAACGTTCTCCAGGTTGTGTGCGTAGGATCAGGTCGGCTGTGGTTCTGAATTGCTAAAAGCCCGGCTTCGCAGGAACAAGGCGCCGATCCTTGTGCAGCGGCCTGCGAAGTGGAAAAAGCCAGACACGGAGGTCGGGCAGCAATGACTGCGTGTACCTGCCGGTCCCTGGTGGAACCCGCAGACAGGAAGCAGACTGATTGGCTGGGGGTTGAGGaagcaggctgtgattggctggGGGTTGAGGaagcaggctgtgattggctggGGGTTGAGGaagcaggctgtgattggctggGGGGTTGAGGaagcaggctgtgattggctggGGGTTGAGGaagcaggctgtgattggctggGGGTTGAGGAAGCAGACTGATTGGCTGGGGGTTGAGGaagcaggctgtgattggctggGGTTTGAGGaagcaggctgtgattggctggGGTAAGGGAGAGAGTGCAAAGCCGCAGGGCTGACGAAGCCGTCGAATGGTGCGCTGCGGTGGTGAGTTGTGTGCACGTGAGTCACGTGTGAATAAGCTGTTTGGACACAGTGGTCTGCTCCAGCGTGAGCAGCACTGCCAGCCGTCGTCGGGGGTCCGGTGGGCAGGGAGAGCCCCTCTCTGCCTCAGAGACGCGGACGTGCGGCCGGACGCGGGCCCCTGCTGGGAAGTCCTAAGAATCTCCAGGtggcggccgcagcgcactgCGCCAGGCAGGGTCGGGAGCTGGGCCTGAGCGGGGCGCTTGGGGCTCCTCTGCCCACTGCTTCTGCAGGTTTGCTGCGGGCAGCCACGGAGGCCAGGCCCTCCTGCCGGCCTctgcccactcacacacacacacacacacacacacaccacacatacacaccacaccataccacacacacacacacacacacacaccacaccatggAAGGCCAGGGCCCCTCCTGCCGGCCTctgcccactcacacacacacacaccacaccatggAAGGCCAGGGCCCCTCCTGCCGGCCTctgcccactcacacacacacacaccacaccatggAAGGCCAGGGCCCCTCCTGCCGGCCTctgcccactcacacacacacacaccacaccatggAAGGCCAGGGCCCCTCCTGCCGGCCTctgcccactcacacacacacacacacacacacacaccacaccacacacacacacacaccacacacaccacacaccacaccatGGAAGGCCAGGCCCTCCTGCCGGCCCctgcccactcacacacacacacacacgcacacatacacacacgcacacatacacacacatacacacacatacacaccacacgcacacctcacacaccacacacacgcacacgcacacgcacacacaccccctgCTTCTAGATGGTCGTTTACCTCTCAGACACACACGAGGGAGAGTTGAACCCGGGCCTGTGTTTTGCTTCCTGTGGTTGGGGACGAGGGTAAGCTGCGCCGGGGGGTCGGCCAGGAGGACGGTTTCCGTTCGTGGGTCGTGGCggggcaggcaccaggccctGCGTGGCTGTCGGTCTCGTGGGCACGCTGGCCCGTGCTCCTTCCTCCTGGAGGCGAGCGTCCTTCGACACGGGAGATGTGTTCAGTGAAGTCcgtacggggtgggggtggggctttcGTTACAGCTTTCCTGCGCCCTCTCCAAAGCCCGGGTGACCTCGGCTCCCCCCTCGCAGCGTGCTGGCTGGCCCCAGGCGGATACGCACTGGGCGCCCAGGAGCCCTTGGTTTGAAGTCAGGCTCGTCTGGACGTGAACCCCCATGGCTGCGTAGACTGCTGGGGtccggcagcccctccccccccacaggGTGCGCCGGGGAGGGAGCAGCTTGGCATGGAGCCTGTTCTGTCGCTAAGCCTCCCAGTGCAGTGGAATATGTTATTTACTAAaggaatcttatttatttattcaacagtcagagttacacagagagagagcgagagagagagagagagagagagagagagagagaggtcttccatccgctggttcactccccaattggccgcaacggctggaactgcgccgatccgaagccaggagccaggagcttcttccgggtctctcacatgggtgcaggggcccaaggacctgggccatcctccaccgttttcccaggccatagcagagagctggatggaaagtggagcagccaggtctcgaaccggcgcccacatgggatgcccgtgcttcaggccagggtgttaacccgctgagccacagcgctggccccaaggaatgttttaaaaaaatgttatttatttgaaaggcagagttagagaggagagacagacagaggtcctccatccactggctcactccccaagtgtctgcaacggccaggactggaccaggccgaagtcaggagccaggagcttcttccaggtctcccacgtgagtgcaggggcccaaacccttgggccatcttctactgctttcccaggtgcattggcagggagctggatcggaagaggagcagccaggactcgaaccggcacccatatgggatgctgctgctgcaggctgtggcttaaccagctatgccatggtgctggccctggaattttttttctaataaaagtgATAGCCAAAAACtatgggagcagagaggagggacGTCACCTTGGTGGACCATCAGAGCTGATGTCTTAGAGGAGCTGAAGGGCCGGGCTGCAGGGACAGGGGTGGGTACAGGCACAGGTAtgggcggggctgcaggggcaggggtgggtacAGGCGCAGGTGTGGGTGGGGCTGCAAGGGCAGGGGTGGGTACAGGCCCAGGTGTGGGCGGGGCTGCAGGGGAAGGGCTGGGTACAGgtgcaggtgtgggcaggggtgggTACAGGCGCTGGCGCCTGGATGGTGTCCTGGGTAGTCCTGTGTGGGGTACAGCCAGCCTGTGGAGGAGATGGCCCGGCGCCACCTTTGGCGTTGGTTTCCCGGCTGGTGTCTTCAGTGAGGGGCGTCTGCCTGAGAGCATGGTGGATCTCGATACTAGAAGAGCACCCTcggggtccggcgctgtggcggagtgggctaagcctccgcctgtggagcctgcatcccatgtgggtgccagtttgagtcccggctgcctcatttctgatccagctctctgctgtggcctgggaaagcagtggaggatggcccaagtgcttgggcccctgcaccacgtgggagaccaggaagaagctcctggctcctggcttcagcctggcccagcccagccgttggggtcatctggggagtgagccagcagttggaagacctctctctttctctttgtctctccttctctctctctctctctgcctctcaaataaataaatcttacaaaggcTGGTCGTGGCCCAGAGGGGGAAAGCGGTGGTGGTGGGGCGGTGGGCAGTGGAGGGCCGGGCTGGGAGGTACCTGCCACCTGCACCGCGCCCACCAGCGACTCTGTCGTGTGTGTTGCGGGTTAACCACAGACGTGTCCTGTGTGACCCCCAGGTGCTGACCGCACTGCAGAGAGACAGCCGCGAGATGGAGAAGGGGAGCCCATCCCTCAGACACTGAGGCCGCCGCAGTGGAGCCCGGGCCGCCTGCGTGGATCCCGCGGACACCGGCGGCGGACGAGACGGGGTCCTAACGCTGGAGTTggccttaaaaacaaaaccacagcaaAACAGCTGTTAAAGAAGTAAAGCCGGGCTTAGCCTTAAGCAGCGCAGTGGACCAACGCGCTGGCCTTGACCGTGGCCAGCCTCCGCGTCTGACGCGTGGGCCGGAGACAGGGCAGTGGCCACTCCCTCTCCTTTATTCCAGGAGACGTTCATTAAATCGCGATGCTCTGATGTCAGCCCTGGGACGTACATTGCAGTCTTTCTGAgcccaggtgctgggggatgTCGGCCGGGGGACCTCGGAGacgcccctggctcctgctggcctTCTTAGGTGACGGACTCTGAGGTCCTTCCTGGCCTGTCTTCCCAGAGCTGGAAGCCCACCCACCAAAGACTGCGTTGAGGGCACCTGGGCTCTCCTGGGCTAGTCACTGCGGAGCGCTCCTGGCCCCTAGGAGCCAACCTGACCTTCCTGTCGACATTTTAACCACGTTGCCTTGACACAGTTCCGGGGGGCTGGTGATGCAACCCACACTCCCTAGACTGCCCTGTGGAGCTGGGGGGACACGGAGCAGAAGCAGCCCCCTccagaggaggctggggagggagagggtccaggcccgccccctcctgccctgctgCTTCCCGTGGGAACAGTTGTGTGGGGGTGGCTGCCCCGCGCCCTCCTGCGGTGCCCTCCGTGCTTCTGCCGCTCGACAGGTGCCCGGGATCCCTCTGCAGGCCCCGGGCGTTAGAACTGCCAcgggggcagaggggcaggtggACGCTGCGGCCTGAGCCCCTGGCTGGTGTCTCGGTTGGTGAGGTTTTGTTGTAGCTTTTCCCTGATTCGAACTCTGTACTCAGAGTTTGGTTACCCTGATTCGCAGAGGGTGGTCCCAAGGACAGGCTAGGATCTGTGGCGACCGGGTGGTCCTGGGGTGTCAGCGGCCAGGTGTGCGGGCAGTCGTGGGCGCCCAGTGCTCAGTGCTCCCGGCACCGGGGCCCCGCTCAGccgggctgccccccccccccccaccgcggtCCATCACGTTTCTGATGTGGGGGGTCCTTGGCACTGACTGGGAGTCTGCAGCACGCAGCAAGGGGGCTTGGGCCAGGGTGGGTGGAGCCTAACCGGGGCCTGGGTTTGATGGGCAGCAAGGCTTCCTGGCCCCTGCAGGTTGCTGGCCGCAGGCCGTCACGCCCTGCATTCCCACTCTGCTCCGGGTCCTTTCCCCGGAGCCTCCGCTTGCCCCTGGTGTTGGGCTCGGACTTCTCCAGGGCGCCCCGGCGAGGTGCCGTCCCCCGCGGGCTGGGCGGCCTGCAGAGCGGCCCCTCCTGACGGCGGCCGGGCTGTGGGAGCCATTCCTTGCACACGTACTTGTTTTTGTCGATGACGTGGTGTTCTGTTCTTTAAAGATGTGTATATTTTCTTACTGTACATAGATGTCCCTCACGgcagcccgcccgcccgccgcgggACGAGGGCCCGGGGCGGCTTGCTCGGAGGGCCGCGGGAGACTCGGCCCGAGCCCGCTCTCACACCCTTGCCCAGTGGTGTGTGGCACGTCCCTGGACAGCACCACGCCTGGGTTACGATGGCCAACGGGACCCCGCCCAGGGGTCACAGGCAGGTCTGGAGCCTGGGGCGCCCTCGTGAGAGGCGGGGCCCGCGGGGGGCCGGCCCTCTGTCCCCACCACAGCCTCGGAAGGCGTCTCCTCACTGCGGACGTGGACTGGAGCCGCGGCCACGCCGTGCCCTCTGCGAGTCTGCGCCTGCTCTCGCTCCCCGCAcccccgggctgggctgggctgcgtcTCCCCTCTCCGAGTGCCGCCCGGACTGACGCAGAAGCAGGTTCCCGGCAGGGCACTCTGACTGTTCCAGTCGGCTGAGAGCGAACGCCTGGTAACACGGCGCTCATCATGTTTCAATTGCCTGTACAGCTaaccctttaattttatttagtaaagtGTATCAAAGTAGGCCTTTTTGAACTGTAAATACGtggttttattaaataaaaggcagTGAAATTGTTACCTGGGCTCCCTGTGGTCTGTCCAGAGCTGCGTTCTCACCTGGAGGTGTGGTGCTGCTTCCGGACCGGGGCCTGCGGTGCCGCCGTCGTGTGGCTTCAGGGGCTTCGAGATGTTCGCCTTCCCGGCCGTGCCGCACCCCTCTCCCCGGCCCTGTCCCCCTCACCCACGCGGAGCCTGCACCCGTCCCCGTCGGAAGTCTGTCAAGCAGATCCTGGGGTCTGTTTCCGACATTGGTCCCCCTGGGGGACCGGGCAGTACTGCACAGAGgtgacctgggggtgggggtggtccgggaggccagggagcagcaggcagagcgAGTGAGCGCGTGTGCGGTGGTGGCCATGGACCCAGCCGACCCCGGGAGAGCTTTGGCACAGAGCTCCCAGGGTGCCCTCTGTTGTCTGCCGGGCTTCCAAGGACTGGGGCGGGGCTGTGCCGCATGCTGTGGTTATGCCGCGGTCTGGAGTCCCCAGGAGGCTGGTCAGCAACAGCGTGGGAGGTGACGGGGCCTCTGCTGCGTGGGCGCGTCAGTGGCAGCAGCCACAGCGCCTGCTATGTGGGCCATCGTTCGAGGGTCCCCGTCTCAGGCCATTAGCTcaggctgccgtggccggcagcGGGTGGCTGACCttcaggcctgggcctgggcctgctaACCCCCGAGCCCTTGCTCAGACACTGCTTTGTGGCTTCTGGAGCTTTGGTCTCTGGCTCTGACCTCAGCTTCCAGCGCAGGGTCTGGGGGAGGCCTGGGTCCACCTGTTCATGCTGTTGCCTCCCATGGTCAGCAGGCAGCCCGCCTGCTGGggagcagccggagctgagcccagcctggGAGGGACGTTAGCCGTGGGGGAGGTCTCCCCGGGCCGGAACAGGCGCCCTGTGTGTGCAAACACGGATGAGACCATGTTAACTTGTTCCCAGGGTGCTCTGGGCTCAAGAATTCAGGTTGATGGTTCTAGGcacccctcccgcccccgccagcGAACGGAGCCTGCCCTGGTAGCTCAGAGGGGGAAGGCCTGGCCAGCAAAGGCAAGGCCTAGAACCCAGGGCCGCTGCTCAGCGGAGACCTAGAGGGAGAGGGGTCCCAGGGCAGTCAGCGGATCAGCCTTGCAGCTGTTCCTCAGGCCCTTCcttgcctgcctgcccaggggcTCTGCCCGGTGCCTCCTGGAGGCCTGGGTGCTGCCCGGGAGCTCTGCCCGGTGCCTCCCGGAGGCCcgggtgctgcctgcctgcccggAGCCTCCCGGAGGCctgggtgctgcctgcctgcccggTGCCTCCTGGAGGCctgggtgctgcctgcctgcccggTGCCTCCCGGAGGCCCGGGTGCTGATGCGCACAGCACCCTCTGCTCCTGCAGCCGGGCTGCTCCAGACACACACAAGGCCTGCGTCCCTTTGCAAGGATGCTCAGGCCGTGGGGCGAGGGGCACGGCCCTTCCCCGAACGTTGTGACCTTGGGAGTGTGGCACTGAGGTCACCTCGTGGCCCCGCCCTGGAGCTGCTGGTGGCAGCCGCGCCAGCTGAAAGGAAACCCGAGTTGCACGTTGAGTTTGGCCAGAGGTTCCGACCTGGGCCCTCAGGGCCTCCGAGCTGCCTTTTCCTTTGCTGTAACCCGAGGTCAGGAAGGGCAGCCGGCACCTGGGCAGCGGCTTGTGAAGGTTAAAGTGAGAGGCAGGGCCACGGACATCGTTAATAACCAaagcggggctggcgctgtggtggagcaggtaaagccgcagcccgTAGTGCCGGCGtcctatatgagcgccagttcgaatcccggctgctccacttcccatccagctctctgctgtggcctgggaaagcagtggaagatggcccaggtccttgggcccctgcacccgcgtgggagaccccgaagaagctcctggctcctggcttcagatcggctctgctccagccattgcggccatctggggagtgaaccagcggatggaggacctctctctccttctttctctttaactctgacttccaaataaataaataaatcttaaaacacacacacacacacacagcactgccgAGCAGCCGGACCCGTGCCCTCGATAAAGCCCTGTTAGCTGCTGTACTCCCAAACTGGAAAACCACACGGTTCCCCCCCTCCTTAAACACGCGTCAGCTGAAGCCTGGGGATGGGGCAAAGCCTGGTTTCCATACTGACCTGCCCCTGCACGCTGAGTTGTTTCTGCACAGGAGCTCGTTGGGGCTTTGAGGGCGCTGCGGCGCGATGGGTGGGCCCCCGCCCGGCACGCCTGTGCCCCGGATCAGGGCGGGGCGCGTCCCATCTGCCCCGTGTCCCATCAGGCTCCCAGCTGAGGGATGCCTCagaccctggggcccctgccaccgtgtGGGGGACACTCAggaagtgctgggctcctggttcaTCATGGCCCGTGCTGgtctgtggccgtctggggagtgaaccagcatatggtacctccctctctctctcgcactctgccttccaaacaaataaatacctaCGTCTTGAACACCACCACGAGGCGAGGTGCCCGGTGCTGGCTGCCCAGCCAGGCAGGCGAGAGCTGTGCCCAGGGGCGCGGTGCAGTCCTGGCACTGCCGTCTCCCGCATACACTGCCCGCCCCCTATGTTTCCTCCCTGCGTGCCCTGCTGGAGAAACGGGGCGGGCCCGAAGGAATCCTAGCCGACTCCCATTGGCTGCAGAGCCGTGTCAGCAGATGAAGCCGGGGCAGGTGTTGGCCCAGGTGCCCCGGGCCGCACCGCAGGGCCTGGCCGCAGGCTCGGcccgggctccgggctccgggctccggtGAGGcacggtgctggctcctggccttggcctggcccagccacagctcttGGGGGAATCCTGGGAGTGAgcagctctctctctcgcccCGTCTCCATCGTTTTTCACAGCATAAAGCCGTTTATTTAATGGTGACGTTCTCAACAAGATGTGGCTTCTGCCTCTCTTGAGGATGTCGGACACCAGAATGGATCCTACGGCCCACTCGGCAGGGAGAGCCTGCACTTACTGCTCATCTGCACTCCTCAGTGCTCTACCCAAGATGAAGAAATGGAGCCCAGCACCCAGCTCCAAGTTagtccctgggcctgggctggctgggggagccggcactgtggtgtagtgggtaaagctgccgcccgcagtgctggcgtcccatatgggcgctggttcgagtcccggctgctccacttctgatccagctctctgctgtggcctgggaaagcagtagaagatggcccaagttcctgggcccctgcacctgcgtgggagactcctggctcaaGGGTTAGGAGAGTGCCAGTTACCTGGGGGCACCTGCACCTGGTGGAGTAGGAGCAGTGACCAACACCACACGGCTCGGTACCCACGGTGAGGTTTTTAATCGTCAGCCTAAGgcaggggcactggtttgacgTCAGCCCTCCGTGTGGAAGGGGAACGGCGCCCCCTGGCGCACGCGGTTGGAATCGCAGGGTCGTTCAGCCGCGGGCGGGCGCCGGAGTTGAACAGGGACTGGACACGCACCAGCGCGGGGGCGTCAGGACGGCAGGAAGGCCTTGGCCTCCCTGATCTTCTGCTTGACGCCCTTGCAGGACAAGAGGAGCCCGGCGTGGTGGCGCTGCAGGGCCTCCAGGCGCTGGGTGAGCGCCGCCGTCCTGTCCGCCTTCTCCTCCAGGTCGCGGAGCAGCGCCTCCTTGCCCAGCAGCCCGCACCTCTGGCTCAGCTTGACGTTGTCCACGCGCAGGCTGTCGCGGGCCTGCTTGGTCTTGGTCAGGAcgtccctgccctgggccacctGGGCCTCGATCTCCAGCAGCTGCGCCTTCTTGCAGGCGTTCTCCGTGTCCACGAAGTGCAGCTTCTCTCGCACGTGCGTGACGACCTGCACGTGGCTGGTCACCTTGCCCTGCAGCCTCAGCAGCTCCTCGCTGCGCTCCTCCACCTTCTCGCTGAACGTCTGGTTCTCGATCTTGAGCTGCTCGAAGTCGATGAGCAGCAGGCCCTCGGCCAGGCTCTCCTGCGCCCGCATGCGCGTCTCGAAGTGCGCCAGGCTCTGCCGCAGCTGCACGTTCTCCAGGCGCACGGCGCGCACCTCgcactccttcctctcctccagcGCCTGCAGCTGCTCCACCTCGCGCACGGCCGCCTGGCGGCCGCCCCGCAGCCGCCCGCtgcccatggcctgcagcaccacctGCCGCTTGAGCGCCTGGAAGCGGCGCCACTCGCGCTCCGCCCTGGCCAGCTTCTCGCCGGCCTGCTGCTGCAGCTGCGCCAGCTCCTGGCGGTACCACTCCAGGTCGTCGGCCTCCTGCTTCCGCAGCTCCTCCAGCGCGGCCAGGTGCCGCACGTACGCGCGCTCCTTCTCGGGCGCCTCGGCCTCCGCGGCCCTGTCGGGCGCCTCGCCCGCCTCCAGCCCCTTCTTCCTGCGCAGCGCCTCGGCGATGCGGTGCTGCAGGCACAGGTTGTAGCGCTGGTAGCGGCCGCGCTCGGCCAGCAGCGCGCGGTACTGCTCCAGGAGCTCGCTGCGCAGCTggcgctcctgctgctgctgcacctCGGCCGACCACTCCAGGTCCTCGTAGTCGGCGCCCGCCCGCGCCATCGCCGCCTCGGCCGGCGGCCCGGGCGCAGCCTCGCTCGCGGCGGACGCCCGTGGGGAGGCGCGGGACGGGGCCCTGCTCTCcgcccgggccgccgccgccgccgccgccgccgccgccgcctccgcctcctcctcctcctcctcctcctcctcctctccctcctcctccgccgcctccgccgcctcGGGCCGGGCCTCCGATGCCCGCTTGGCCGGCTCCTCAGCCCCGACCGTGGACAGCCTCCCCGGCTCCAGGGGCCCCTCCTCGCCCGCTGCCTCCGGGGCCTCC
It contains:
- the CFAP184 gene encoding coiled-coil domain-containing protein 96, coding for MEESGDEASLAWRPSDTEAPGEPAEQEPEPEEEGEGEGEKEEEEEEEDKEKEKEAAEAPERGAPADEQAEAAEGPEAPEAAGEEGPLEPGRLSTVGAEEPAKRASEARPEAAEAAPGPPAEAAMARAGADYEDLEWSAEVQQQQERQLRSELLEQYRALLAERGRYQRYNLCLQHRIAEALRRKKGLEAGEAPDRAAEAEAPEKERAYVRHLAALEELRKQEADDLEWYRQELAQLQQQAGEKLARAEREWRRFQALKRQVVLQAMGSGRLRGGRQAAVREVEQLQALEERKECEVRAVRLENVQLRQSLAHFETRMRAQESLAEGLLLIDFEQLKIENQTFSEKVEERSEELLRLQGKVTSHVQVVTHVREKLHFVDTENACKKAQLLEIEAQVAQGRDVLTKTKQARDSLRVDNVKLSQRCGLLGKEALLRDLEEKADRTAALTQRLEALQRHHAGLLLSCKGVKQKIREAKAFLPS